Proteins from one Sabethes cyaneus chromosome 2, idSabCyanKW18_F2, whole genome shotgun sequence genomic window:
- the LOC128733625 gene encoding uncharacterized protein LOC128733625, with protein METSAGSAGMSALFSIKKEQVTGDESEQTEHLSPDARIVRKVTALDPLKLKLLSQETKNRLLSGLLAEKAKVKPPAPTTSSSISNSTSSTIAPASSAISTDETAIVTSLKVTTPETVPKNQGKPISATPSLFRRKKVIPIAIAKKIAQEEKSRSLSVEPTFVNSQSYEGAEQTGKEKTPRRSEPSETPEGMEDNRPAQHEEKAVTVEPEQRPTAFRRIKPKVSINITQSRPKKSILKKTGSSETKQTAVTLNEKPEEENRRIEEGRDAESTNVEVRTSMETAVNKDHHFTPENNNVSTSNVPGKSCENAVGRGNVVHKEEAIIISTSSRLQSPLQRMENNPSWMHNPVGNVITSGKAQEGEKDIVENFKSTSDKPVSAAKESVTVIIPEPEAAKESVTVVIPEPANSLAMKPQGQAVYNPAREIRRISRLPPNLAMKLVKCVTANSSKQRRTTIEKESLVDGTKTEDLPVQISSSLVENALKLNDTVDQIEKIVDSSGHVTVEPVFMTAETNNDQSVISEPANEICSIPQPPNNIASNLENCVTTAQKITSLESPMRMETAIASEPAVKDVTKRVTEGSVEKPVKEIRRISQLPLGVALKLMNSLKQRNVTSNTESSANELCKPKVDSKFVNEDFKTGFADVCKTDDLATVVAGNTVATSVSTATSITTTQNQSSVSDVPTNPNRKVEILSQVILPSASYNLKELLAGKSAEKVPPGQMSFKLPIPVRNRNSTFTLPMPIIDTCKLEKTENDCKNFEDTTEEKLTTVTTEELRKPVKIEKSKTDDYIPEISKEAVLYSDQKKTEPSFILVNRDVQKSRAQSSIESVAPALTTVPEPPTISQVSTMQSPIVSLNVTHPQSLQYQHRLQVPETSQHRQQLQNIQSSTQAHFVPLAYHQTPGYMNRNPQAMLTQNIVLNPASSQKLVGQRQTFAPTQLVLIQPSNPPGTKPSSHQLVVPQPTIIYRQQSTIKKNSQIIVPAPRLILTPGTSQQPHAHPQQQQHQFLQQPPQSPIRCIIPAIVSQKHAFQPVHRTSTLPQHQQHMEQTTRVIPKIVIDSSFVENDRPHPTVSNSSSQVSLEGPTLQHFSPCSQAIKTKLREKLRAKILQKESTPTPSAPIVDTPQRKSSSQSAPSSNLEPTRNLACRQRIIYHPHDFAQSTATKPNRPQIAKPSGMDAQSSCPMKQFSYGQGKKIYLTKISVTKPAQSHPSTAKPTLNQTSSSLINLPVQLRSPSKMHQFYEDIFYGFPQSTINSEMREYERFRQKMEHFERKLSPEPEPGATCSGNNQAQSDERITANEPTGETFIITELEDTAATSICREMRQTVVKHESGMPPKITYRRQTFVLDDSDCDIAPEQLPRIADSHSPPTEKEINAEKVKIEIKTEEPHEASSSRQSLTSDVDLKGENLSETEPDEDLARQILAIVQKEREDLGIDSPEATTRSKKFKKRKKKKHKRRRRRNRDANEKLVDLLMKHVDHKSLIADIVAAQQKQISVFELSSTDDESPTWAERVCSVKEEKRDSEPRMELSDLDCSSESMISDFENDESDTNIFGEILKPFTQKNSDNESILRTNSPKSQNETSHMVEKSVEYISENSKDYDLSAGSSSTKQQSCDNSALPITEPQTVTEQPLAAPRALKRKRQPILVTRTKIRKLIPHGAADAIKVANNVSAVDVNIDESLPDNDESVITERMNVQQPDAHVSSELSLVSPVDERYDSSKEQPKNIDKVSPFISEIVNEWDSSEDMMDEAHQTKTETPEKSLRDKDGDIPFRISKESIQQQRNLEKEAPTFSSESSIATQSSAELSKESIPYTSEPSSSRVATTHKSILKHRVSVRATDFENYNKKETAVQNPPETLQTALSVSDVSLNAGQHLDSPPRETTNAKEADDSVESLLKDWDTPLKKSQDEPMQLLSERTDPEKNEKPTESVKSNQEKIEISVGIQPTNQGKQSSKKRLDAFFESTACVNESENQPSTNRVLRNRRKVTSEAVKNFKKLSSTSNDCKQTPSKDCSENKDSQIPKLHKKSVSINLNQEDTCLSQSQTPAGRVLRSRSKSVFADKKACADDLSVTQKSEMRENTKTNSPDGLQQQQETKRLQCEGHKKVEEAGGDVETTEHKEEQSQQSIKPTPFISNRIPIPISSEDEDDAPLAKRRKVLRKKRSTLRTNAARRDLEANRRLFQSVLNKTSSTADEPESTSTSTYFIKTEPEDLQEYPEQSTLYESFGPTLQDLQQHESTPIEEPSIVGAGNFQITDNANLSTSFDHHLGTQAVPSSDHIFATPQPVKKRRRRTKDEIEAERQVKLLQTSQPKEAKGTRNKKQQKIPESFPPVEEFLEQEVICASCNQKIPTVAWNTHYATHSGLTYRQGIDPVIDFNDETIAVQIVTRFMKSHRQLTVQCDKCGVSKKSAVGMVSHRMICGLTAEQIEQSKVTCEHCKRRMMAVSMSTHLLGHCPVLKKIKQEQALAEARERAAEEQANNDGAVLNQRGRAKRKATTRAEKKIQILSYGDLILPVTRKCVTDGCIAAWNTQFRKANKAKCVYQDCEFTGSGEEDMRQHHLTCPSLGERFECKNCKYQANKTAPVMKHIKLKHADALTSQFDSSGTDAKISSESSDDEGTSGVDESMVLDNSTEATTGEDSGNDKKKKSKKRPMKMVLPGRELFNEECDVYREMVLDEVIELRSLRNDLSSTARDWTLKFRRLYYSRQMLFSELQPDLDVRLFSFDLIYDYIPKWAKSLRFTMRNTNLYNAPIQVNDYMEKWQQLDTFSGQTRGTDSMFYCGGPIAALDWLPVPEGRDKHEHQILAVVCKNDFDEYHLANRTQPTKCLIQIWDLGYLNNNSLSGKAENSIPILLYAIACDFGPIWSLKFCPSGCYNSTENGEPYDRLGLLAATGSDGDVYIYSLSRNYANLITNNYRIVKLSPVYRLTFSLVDSSCSEYEGHSAVRLSWSRAQKHSVIAAGYSNGAIAVWNLDSKSPLLKGTKEGTPVSFPIHRIYIPDSCITAIDLHYTENSRYLLVCNADRKIQIYDLHTGYLPVEVCSLNARSKVTAACWNTHFPVIVLAFDDVYAIDRCALTFHQPREIGVRLIPLYTITAEATDMSGNDWLSNHVIGTDGGDVLCHQPTAFVHHMAQKYNQQMKYILSSTMSIKITDESTDTSYTMFEKNFGLLFSDNDKNPQKMDLKSLQVKSYRRALLHEYPGIRINKVCWNPNEQSHQYYAVGYQAGFVRVRGFRQK; from the exons GCAGGTAACCGGCGACGAGTCGGAACAAACCGAACATCTCTCACCTGACGCACGTATTGTTCGGAAGGTTACAGCTCTGGATCCGCTGAAGTTGAAACTGTTGAGCCAGGAAACCAAGAATCGACTGTTATCCGGGTTGCTTGCag AAAAAGCAAAAGTGAAGCCTCCTGCTCCCACCACATCATCATCAATTTCGAACTCGACCAGTTCGACTATCGCACCGGCATCGTCCGCAATCTCTACCGATGAAACCGCAATAGTAACGTCTCTTAAAGTTACCACCCCCGAAACCGTTCCGAAAAACCAAGGCAAACCAATATCTGCTACACCGAGTTTATTTCGACGAAAAAAAGTAATACCTATCGCGATCGCAAAGAAAATCGCTCAAGAAGAAAAATCGCGAAGTTTATCTGTAGAACCGACATTTGTAAATAGTCAGTCATATGAAGGGGCTGAACAAACGGGAAAAGAGAAGACACCCCGTAGGTCAGAACCCAGTGAAACACCAGAAGGTATGGAGGATAATCGACCAGCACAACATGAAGAAAAGGCCGTTACTGTTGAACCGGAGCAACGACCAACAGCATTTCGTAGGATCAAGCCAAAGGTTTCTATAAACATTACACAAAGTCGACCGAAAAAGTCGATTCTGAAGAAAACAGGCTCAAGTGAAACGAAACAAACGGCTGTTACGTTGAATGAAAAGCCAGAAGAAGAAAATCGACGTATTGAAGAAGGACGAGACGCAGAATCCACAAACGTAGAAGTTCGGACTAGTATGGAAACTGCAGTTAACAAGGATCATCATTTCACgccagaaaataataacgtttcAACGAGTAACGTACCTGGTAAAAGCTGTGAAAATGCAGTTGGGAGAGGAAACGTAGTGCATAAAGAAGAAGCTATCATCATTTCAACAAGCTCCAGGCTTCAATCACCGCTACAACGAATGGAGAACAATCCTAGCTGGATGCACAATCCAGTGGGAAATGTGATTACATCCGGAAAGGCTCAGGAGGGAGAAAAGGATATTGTCGAAAACTTCAAGTCTACATCGGATAAACCTGTTTCAGCTGCGAAGGAATCAGTTACTGTTATTATTCCTGAACCAGAAGCTGCGAAGGAATCAGTTACTGTTGTTATTCCTGAACCAGCAAACAGTTTGGCAATGAAGCCTCAAGGGCAGGCTGTATATAATCCTGCGCGAGAAATACGTAGGATATCGCGACTTCCACCAAATTTAGCGATGAAATTGGTAAAATGTGTTACTGCCAATTCGTCCAAACAAAGAAGGACGACAATAGAAAAAGAATCATTAGTTGACGGAACCAAAACGGAGGACCTACCAGTGCAAATCTCGTCTTCTCTAGTTGAAAATGCTCTTAAACTAAACGATACTGTAGACCAGATAGAAAAGATAGTAGATAGTAGTGGGCATGTTACTGTGGAACCAGTATTCATGACAGCTGAAACTAATAATGACCAATCTGTGATATCGGAACCTGCAAATGAAATTTGTAGTATACCACAGCCACCGAACAACATCGCTTCGAATTTGGAAAACTGTGTGACAACTGCTCAAAAAATTACATCTTTAGAATCGCCTATGCGCATGGAAACAGCTATTGCCTCAGAACCTGCAGTAAAGGATGTTACAAAAAGAGTTACAGAAGGATCTGTCGAAAAACCCGTCAAAGAAATTCGACGAATATCTCAACTTCCACTTGGTGTTGCTTTAAAACTAATGAATTCCTTAAAACAGCGAAACGTGACGTCGAATACGGAAAGCTCAGCAAATGAATTATGCAAGCCAAaggttgattcaaaatttgtaaacgaAGATTTCAAGACAGGTTTTGCTGATGTCTGCAAGACAGATGATTTAGCAACGGTTGTGGCTGGAAATACAGTAGCCACGTCTGTTTCTACTGCGACGTCGATTACGACAACCCAGAATCAATCTTCAGTTTCGGACGTACCAACCAATCCAAATCGAAAGGTGGAAATCCTGTCACAAGTCATACTTCCTTCGGCCTCGTACAATCTAAAGGAATTGCTGGCCGGAAAATCAGCAGAGAAAGTGCCACCAGGTCAAATGTCTTTCAAGCTTCCGATACCGGTACGCAATAGAAACAGCACCTTTACATTGCCAATGCCAATTATCGATACCTGCAAGCTtgaaaagacggaaaatgaTTGTAAAAACTTTGAGGACACTACGGAAGAGAAATTAACAACGGTGACAACGGAAGAACTTCGAAAACCAGTCAAGATTGAAAAGAGTAAGACTGATGATTACATACCTGAGATTTCTAAGGAAGCAGTTTTGTATTCTGATCAAAAGAAAACGGAGCCAAGTTTCATACTGGTAAATAGAGATGTACAAAAATCTAGGGCTCAGTCATCGATAGAATCTGTAGCGCCTGCTCTAACAACTGTACCTGAACCCCCTACGATTTCTCAAGTCTCAACAATGCAGTCGCCCATCGTTTCTCTTAATGTAACGCATCCTCAGTCATTACAGTATCAACACCGCTTACAAGTGCCAGAAACGTCACAACATCGTCAGCAATTGCAAAACATTCAATCATCAACTCAGGCTCACTTCGTTCCTCTAGCGTATCATCAAACACCTGGTTACATGAATCGCAATCCACAAGCAATGTTGACGCAAAACATAGTACTGAACCCGGCTAGTTCACAAAAATTAGTTGGACAAAGGCAAACTTTTGCTCCCACACAGTTAGTTCTGATTCAGCCTTCCAATCCGCCAGGAACCAAACCGTCGTCGCACCAGTTAGTTGTGCCCCAACCAACCATAATTTATCGACAACAGTcgacaattaaaaaaaatagccaAATTATAGTTCCTGCTCCACGATTGATCCTCACACCAGGAACTAGTCAACAGCCACACGCGCAtccacagcaacagcagcaccagTTTTTACAGCAACCTCCACAATCGCCAATACGTTGCATTATACCGGCAATCGTTTCCCAAAAGCATGCCTTCCAACCCGTCCACCGCACTAGTACTCTCCCCCAACATCAACAGCATATGGAGCAAACAACACGAGTTATTCCTAAAATAGTAATTGACAGTAGTTTCGTGGAAAATGATCGGCCGCATCCTACAGTTTCAAATTCTTCGTCACAAGTGTCCTTAGAAGGACCAACGTTGCAACATTTTTCGCCTTGTTCACAAGCTATAAAAACTAAGCTCCGTGAAAAGCTTCGGgcaaaaattcttcaaaaagaaTCGACGCCGACGCCATCTGCTCCGATTGTTGATACTCCCCAACGAAAAAGTTCATCGCAATCAGCACCATCCTCAAATCTGGAGCCGACACGAAATTTAGCTTGTCGTCAGCGCATTATCTATCATCCACATGATTTCGCACAGTCAACCGCTACGAAACCTAATCGTCCACAAATCGCTAAACCGTCCGGAATGGATGCACAATCCTCCTGTCCGATGAAACAATTCTCGTACGGTCAAGGCAAGAAAATTTACCTCACAAAGATAAGCGTGACTAAGCCCGCTCAGTCACACCCATCGACTGCAAAGCCGACTCTTAATCAAACCAGTAGCAGCTTGATAAATCTTCCAGTGCAGTTAAGAAGTCCGTCTAAAATGCATCAATTTTACGAGGATATATTTTATGGTTTCCCACAATCTACAATCAACAGCGAAATGCGAGAGTACGAACGATTCCGTCAAAAAATGGAACATTTTGAACGAAAACTGAGCCCTGAACCAGAGCCTGGAGCAACCTGCAGCGGGAACAATCAAGCGCAATCAGATGAAAGAATCACAGCAAACGAACCGACTGGAGAAACATTTATTATCACGGAATTAGAAGATACGGCTGCGACGAGCATTTGTCGAGAAATGAGGCAGACAGTGGTGAAGCATGAAAGCGGTATGCCTCCAAAAATTACTTACAGGCGACAGACTTTTGTGCTAGATGATTCTGACTGTGATATTGCACCGGAACAGTTACCCCGAATTGCCGATAGCCACAGTCCCCCAACGGAAAAGGAAATTAATGCTGAAAAggtgaaaattgaaattaaaactgaAGAACCACACGAGGCTAGTAGCTCGCGGCAATCTCTCACTTCGGACGTGGACCTGAAAGGCGAAAACTTGTCGGAAACAGAACCGGATGAGGATTTGGCAAGGCAAATTCTTGCTATTGTACAGAAGGAGCGTGAAGATTTAGGTATAGATTCACCTGAAGCGACAACCAGATCGAAGAAgtttaagaaaagaaaaaagaagaaacataaacgacgacgacgacgcaatAGGGATGCGAACGAAAAGCTAGTTGATCTGTTAATGAAGCATGTGGATCATAAATCATTGATTGCGGATATTGTGGCGGCACAACAGAAGCAAATATCGGTCTTCGAGCTGTCGTCAACGGATGATGAATCGCCTACATGGGCAGAACGAGTGTGCTCAGTTAAAGAGGAGAAACGTGACTCCGAACCCCGAATGGAACTATCAGATTTAGATTGCAGTAGCGAATCCATGATATCTGATTTCGAAAACGATGAATCGGACACAAACATATTTGGTGAGATTTTGAAACCGTTTACTCAGAAAAATTCCGATAATGAAAGCATATTGCGAACTAACTCTCCAAAGAGTCAAAACGAAACATCGCATATGGTCGAAAAAAGTGTAGAATATATTTCGGAAAATTCAAAAGACTACGATTTATCTGCGGGTAGCAGTTCTACGAAGCAACAAAGCTGTGATAACAGTGCCTTACCAATAACTGAACCACAAACTGTAACGGAACAACCGTTAGCAGCCCCAAGAGCACTTAAACGAAAGAGGCAACCTATTCTTGTTACTCGAACCAAGATTAGGAAATTAATTCCACACGGTGCTGCAGATGCAATTAAAGTAGCGAATAATGTTAGTGCAGTTGATGTTAATATAGATGAATCATTACCGGATAATGATGAGTCCGTTATCACCGAAAGAATGAATGTACAGCAACCCGATGCACACGTTTCCAGTGAACTATCTCTCGTGTCTCCTGTTGATGAAAGATATGACTCGTCTAAAGAACAACcgaaaaatattgacaaagtttctCCGTTTATCAGCGAAATTGTCAATGAATGGGATAGCTCGGAAGATATGATGGATGAAGCACATCAAACGAAAACTGAGACACCTGAAAAAAGTCTCAGGGACAAAGATGGAGATATTCCATTCCGAATTTCTAAAGAAAGCATTCAGCAACAAAGAAATCTAGAAAAAGAGGCTCCTACATTTTCATCAGAGTCGTCCATTGCAACCCAGTCTTCTGCGGAACTGTCCAAAGAATCTATTCCGTATACATCTGAACCCTCTTCATCCAGAGTGGCAACAACACATAAATCCATACTTAAACATAGAGTATCAGTGCGAGCTACAGattttgaaaattataacaaaaaggAAACGGCTGTGCAAAATCCTCCAGAAACGTTACAAACAGCTCTATCTGTATCAGACGTATCTCTCAATGCTGGGCAACATTTGGATTCTCCACCTCGGGAAACAACAAATGCCAAAGAAGCTGACGATAGTGTTGAAAGTCTCTTGAAAGACTGGGATACCCCTTTGAAGAAATCGCAAGATGAACCGATGCAGCTGTTGTCGGAGAGAACCGATCCAGAAAAGAACGAGAAACCTACGGAAAGTGTAAAATCTAATcaggaaaaaattgaaatttccgTAGGAATTCAACCTACCAATCAGGGTAAACAGTCGAGTAAAAAACGCCTTGACGCGTTTTTTGAGAGTACAGCTTGTGTAAATGAATCTGAGAATCAACCATCCACCAACCGCGTTCTTCGTAATCGTCGAAAAGTTACAAGTGAAGCcgttaaaaatttcaaaaagcttTCTAGCACGTCTAACGATTGTAAACAAACTCCAAGTAAGGATTGCTCGGAAAATAAAGACTCCCAGATACCAAAACTTCATAAAAAATCTGTATCTATCAATCTGAATCAAGAAGATACGTGTCTGTCGCAATCACAAACACCTGCTGGCAGGGTTTTGCGAAGTCGATCTAAATCTGTTTTCGCGGACAAAAAAGCTTGTGCGGACGATTTAAGCGTTACACAGAAGTCAGAAATGCGGGAGAATACTAAAACCAATTCACCTGATGGACTTCAGCAGCAACAAGAAACTAAGCGTTTACAGTGCGAAGGTCACAAAAAAGTGGAGGAAGCAGGGGGGGATGTCGAAACAACAGAACACAAAGAAGAACAAAGCCAACAATCAATAAAACCTACCCCATTTATATCCAACCGTATTCCAATTCCGATCTCCTCCGAAGACGAAGACGATGCTCCGCTAGCCAAGCGACGCAAGGTACTTCGAAAAAAGCGATCCACCTTACGAACGAATGCCGCTCGAAGAGATCTAGAAGCCAATCGACGACTCTTTCAAAGTgttctcaataaaacttcctccACTGCAGATGAACCTGAGTCTACTTCTACATCGACGTATTTCATCAAAACTGAACCGGAGGATCTACAAGAGTATCCTGAACAATCCACGTTATATGAATCATTCGGACCGACATTGCAAGATCTTCAGCAACACGAATCTACACCGATAGAAGAGCCTTCAATTGTGGGGGCGGGCAATTTTCAAATCacagacaatgctaatttgagCACCTCGTTTGATCATCATCTCGGAACGCAAGCAGTACCTTCTTCAGATCACATATTCGCCACGCCACAACCAGTGAAAAAACGCAGACGTCGTACAAAAGACGAAATCGAAGCTGAAAGGCAGGTGAAACTGCTGCAAACATCGCAACCAAAAGAAGCAAAaggaacaagaaacaagaaacaacagAAAATACCAGAATCGTTTCCGCCGGTCGAAGAATTTTTGGAACAGGAAGTAATCTGTGCTAGTTGCAATCAAAAGATTCCAACGGTTGCATGGAACACTCACTACGCAACGCACAGCGGACTAACGTATCGCCAAGGCATTGATCCAGTGATAGACTTTAACGACGAAACTATTGCGGTGCAGATAGTAACTCGTTTTATGAAATCTCATCGGCAATTGACAGTCCAGTGCGACAAATGTGGTGTTTCAAAGAAATCAGCGGTGGGAATGGTATCGCACCGGATGATTTGCGGGTTAACGGCGGAGCAAATTGAGCAAAGTAAGGTAACTTGTGAACACTGCAAACGTAGAATGATGGCGGTCAGTATGTCGACACACTTGCTTGGTCATTGCCCGGTACTGAAGAAGATCAAACAAGAACAGGCACTAGCGGAGGCTAGAGAACGAGCAGCCGAAGAGCAAGCAAACAACGATGGAGCGGTGCTAAACCAACGAGGACGTGCCAAGCGAAAAGCGACGACCAG AGCCGAAAAGAAAATTCAGATACTTTCCTATGGCGATCTAATTCTTCCAGTAACGAGAAAATGTGTAACCGACGGATGCATTGCTGCGTGGAACACCCAGTTTCGTAAAGCCAACAAAGCCAAATGCGTTTATCAGGACTGCGAATTCACTGGTAGTGGGGAAGAAGATATGCGACAACATCATCTGACATGCCCTTCGCTTGGTGAACGGTTCGAGTGCAAAAACTGCAAGTATCAAGCGAATAAGACAGCGCCAGTAATGAAGCATATTAAGCTGAAACATGCCGATGCGCTAACGTCTCAGTTCGACAGCAGCGGCACAGATGCAAAAATTAGTTCAGAATCATCAGATGATGAAGGTACCTCCGGAGTGGATGAAAGTATGGTACTCGACAACTCAACGGAAGCAACAACTGGCGAGGATAGTGGTAACGATAAGAAAAAGAAGTCGAAAAAACGCCCGATGAAAATGGTACTTCCCGGCAGAGAATTATTCAATGAAGAATGTGATGTTTATCGTGAAA tggtgTTGGACGAGGTAATTGAGCTTCGTTCGCTGAGAAACGATTTAAGTTCAACGGCACGAGACTGGACCTTGAAATTCCGCCGCCTGTACTACTCTCGCCAAATGCTATTTTCTGAGCTGCAGCCCGATTTGGACGTTCGGTTGTTTTCATTCGACTTAATATATGACTACATTCCAAAGTGGGCCAAATCATTGCGATTTACAATGCGCAATACCAATCTCTACAATGCTCCAATCCAGGTTAATGATTATATGGAAAAGTGGCAACAGTTAGATACATTCAGCGGTCAAACCAGAGGCACTGACTCAATGTTTTACTGTGGCGGACCAATTGCTGCACTCGATTGGCTGCCTGTTCCCGAAGGACGCGACAAACACGAACATCAAATTCTAGCAGTGGTTTGTAAGAACGATTTTGACGAATATCATTTGGCAAATCGTACACAGCCGACTAAATGTCTAATCCAAATTTGGGATTTAGGATATCTGAATAACAACAG tCTTTCCGGGAAAGCCGAAAACTCAATCCCGATCCTATTGTATGCGATCGCTTGTGATTTCGGTCCTATATGGTCATTAAAATTTTGCCCAAGTGGTTGCTACAATTCGACAGAAAACGGAGAGCCTTATGATCGTCTCGGCTTATTGGCTGCTACTGGATCAGATGGAGATGTATACATTTACTCTTTGAGTAGGAATTACGCAAACTTAATTACGAACAACTATCGAATAGTGAAACTATCGCCAGTGTATCGGTTGACTTTTTCCTTGGTTGACAGTTCCTGCAGCGAGTACGAAGGCCACAGTGCTGTAAGGTTGTCATGGTCTAGGGCACAAAAGCATTCAGTTATTGCAGCTGGATATTCCAATGGAGCAATAGCAGTATGGAATCTCGATTCCAAATCACCATTATTGAAAGGCACGAAAGAGGGGACCCCCGTATCGTTTCCGATTCATCGCATATACATCCCGGATTCCTGCATAACTGCTATAGATTTGCATTATACCGAAAACAGTCGCTACCTACTAGTTTGCAATGCTGACAGGAAAATACAGATTTATGATCTGCATACTGGTTACCTGCCCGTGGAAGTCTGCAGTCTGAATGCTCGTAGTAAAGTGACGGCAGCGTGCTGGAACACGCATTTTCCGGTAATTGTGTTAGCATTCGATGATGTCTACGCGATCGACCGATGTGCGCTCACCTTTCACCAGCCACGTGAAATCGGGGTGAGATTAATTCCACTGTATACAATCACGGCTGAAGCAACCGACATGAGTGGCAACGATTGGCTCTCGAATCATGTGATCGGTACCGACGGCGGTGATGTTCTGTGCCATCAACCAACGGCCTTCGTGCATCATATGGCGCAAAAGTACAATCAGCAAATGAAATAT ATTCTGTCGTCAACGATGTCGATTAAGATTACAGACGAATCAACGGACACTTCGTATACAATGTTCGAAAAAAATTTTGGGTTGCTTTTTTCGGATAATGATAAG AACCCTCAAAAAATGGATCTCAAATCGCTGCAGGTGAAATCGTACCGGCGTGCGTTACTTCACGAATATCCTGGAATCCGGATCAATAAGGTTTGCTGGAACCCGAATGAGCAATCACACCAATACTACGCAGTCGGATATCAGGCTGGTTTTGTACGGGTCCGCGGTTTTCGACAAAAGTGA